One Papaver somniferum cultivar HN1 chromosome 10, ASM357369v1, whole genome shotgun sequence genomic window carries:
- the LOC113315572 gene encoding uncharacterized protein LOC113315572, whose product MELKFQQKPPVFEGSTDPLVVDKWKEDIDKIFVAMRCTQVQRQQLAVFQLSGEARKWWNNASIGLNLDTLTYIQFCERLDARYFPATVRDKKINEFAEVAQSRGELVDDYLDWYIRLSRFVMFMIPDEEKYARKFEWGLGDHIRSKVVSHCFPTFQQVVESARATEADWLRHKKNKEDMQKATSNGKQKSSYQHQGDRNNSNGWKKQRTDNYKDQDKKAGDAKPFPFRCYICKEPGHKKENCPKPIQQPFRMSGDNGKNKNNPTQGRFHALVPRQDQVADGVVEGMFLIHNKLGKVLFDSGATHSFVANAFVCDCLLNLCFARKIYL is encoded by the coding sequence AtggagctgaaattccaacagAAACCACCAGTGTTTGAAGGTTCAACTGACCCCCTCGTAGTTGACAAGTGGAAGGAAGATATAGATAAGATCTTTGTGGCTATGAGGTGTACACAAGTGCAGAGGCAACAACTAGCTGTTTTTCAATTATCTGGTGAAGCAAGGAAGTGGTGGAACAATGCATCAATAGGCTTGAATCTGGATACTCTGACATACATTCAATTTTGTGAACGCCTCGATGCGAGGTATTTTCCAGCGACTGTCAGAGATAAAAAGATTAATGAGTTTGCTGAAGTGGCACAGAGTAGAGGTGAATTAGTGGATGATTACCTTGATTGGTACATTAGGTTATCTCGGTTTGTTATGTTTATGATACCGGATGAAGAAAAATATGCTAGGAAATTTGAATGGGGTCTTGGCGACCATATTCGTAGCAAAGTTGTTAGTCATTGTTTTCCAACATTCCAGCAAGTTGTTGAGAGTGCTAGAGCTACTGAAGCTGATTGGTTAAGGCATAAGAAGAACAAGGAGGATATGCAAAAGGCAACAAGTAATGGTAAGCAGAAGAGTAGTTACCAACATCAAGGTGACCGAAACAATTCAAATGGTTGGAAAAAGCAAAGGACCGACAACTACAAGGACCAGGATAAGAAAGCAGGGGATGCAAAACCATTTCCTTTTCGTTGTTATATTTGTAAGGAACCTGGACACAAGAAGGAGAACTGTCCTAAGCCGATTCAACAACCATTTAGAATGTCAGGTGACAATGGGAAAAACAAGAACAATCCTACACAAGGCAGATTCCATGCACTAGTTCCTCGTCAGGATCAAGTAGCTGACGGAGTGGTGGAAGGTATGTTTCTCATCCACAATAAGCTTGGAAAAGTTTTATTTGATTCTGGCGCGACTCATTCATTTGTTGCTAATGCTTttgtgtgtgattgtctattgaACCTGTGCTTTGCGAGAAAAATTTATCTATGA